A window of Sebaldella sp. S0638 genomic DNA:
ATCAAGGATCACAGTTTACTTCTTGTAATTTTTCTTTATTTTGTAAAAAAAATGGTATTGTTCAAAGTATGAGTAGAAAGGGAAATCCATGGGATAATGCTCCTATGGAGAGATATTTTAATACTTTAAAACAAGAACTTATTTATCTTAAAAATTACAAATCTAAAATGGATTTATATACTGATATAGAAGATTTCTCTTATGTCTGGTACAACAGAAAGAGACCTCATACTTTCAATGGGTTTATTACTCCTTACCAGGCTAGATTCAATTTCTTTGGATCCTAATGTTCCCATTTTGCTTGACCATTACATTGCATGTACAAATCTTTCAACTCTTTATTTCTTTGATTTAATACTTTTTCAAT
This region includes:
- a CDS encoding integrase core domain-containing protein, giving the protein QGSQFTSCNFSLFCKKNGIVQSMSRKGNPWDNAPMERYFNTLKQELIYLKNYKSKMDLYTDIEDFSYVWYNRKRPHTFNGFITPYQARFNFFGS